From one Caldithrix abyssi DSM 13497 genomic stretch:
- a CDS encoding sugar transferase translates to MYRKFFKSFMDFTIALTGLILISPVLLLLSIVLLIQMGRPIFFVQTRPGYQGKPFGLIKFRTMKNEVDKQGNLLPDEKRLTRFGQFLRSTSLDELPELFNVLKGDMSLVGPRPLLMEYLPLYSKEQARRHEVKPGITGWAQVNGRNALTWQEKFKLDVWYVDHVSFWLDLKILSLTILKVLKREGINHPGQATMEKFTGFN, encoded by the coding sequence ATGTATCGCAAATTTTTTAAATCTTTTATGGATTTCACTATAGCGTTAACAGGTTTAATTTTAATCAGCCCTGTTTTATTACTTTTATCGATTGTACTACTTATACAGATGGGCAGACCCATTTTTTTTGTACAAACACGTCCCGGCTACCAGGGAAAGCCTTTTGGATTAATTAAATTTCGCACGATGAAAAATGAAGTTGACAAACAGGGCAATTTACTGCCCGATGAAAAACGCCTGACGCGATTCGGCCAGTTTTTGCGCTCCACCAGCCTGGACGAACTGCCCGAGCTTTTTAATGTTTTAAAAGGCGATATGAGTTTGGTTGGCCCCCGTCCTCTTTTAATGGAATATTTACCGCTTTATTCTAAAGAGCAGGCGCGGCGCCACGAAGTAAAGCCTGGGATCACTGGCTGGGCGCAGGTCAACGGCCGCAATGCCTTAACCTGGCAGGAAAAATTTAAACTGGATGTCTGGTATGTGGATCATGTGTCGTTTTGGCTGGACTTAAAAATATTATCCCTTACTATCTTAAAAGTCTTAAAAAGAGAAGGTATAAACCATCCCGGACAAGCAACTATGGAAAAGTTTACTGGCTTCAATTAA
- a CDS encoding alginate lyase family protein has protein sequence MGYFSRVNKSILNKANKPSSNLFYFSKPGLVNPNYSFKTNKENKIIGKAENALNGKIFAFSHTYMDYAEANGRINWHLNPVLKVEAPRNVPWNKLPDFGPYGDIKLIWEASRFPQVFFFINAFSLTKDEKYARGCLQQIEHWIDNNPFPYGVNYKCGQEISFRLFAWILALDYFYDYLSPELTRKIVKNIYISLLRVAANIDFAAKSVKNNHSISEAAGLLIGGVLFPQFPESQKFIKKGIKYLQKELSYQVYDDGAYIQHSFNYQRLALDVLSFVIIIAKKNKLQLPEIIYTAHKKMIAFLSAFVQPNGFLPNYGQNDGSYLFPLAASHYRDFRESINLASAVHEPYTYFFKDYATLIQFFNLKAKAGRQLSENQKFDTGGYYILKNKYSFSFIRCHSYKHRPAQSDMLHLDVWKDGVNVFCDSGTFSYNVDKNFKRQFFGTRGHNTVMLNQSNQMEEILHFGWANWIKSKLIYFDGKAFEGEHYGYKKEEHAIHRRKVQLENNKIFITDTITGDKNSLIKIEQIWNSPLNFKMVSSNKFENEHVRIHANINGKKEEAYLSEYYNDYYTGTRIIFSVEAQLPFIIKTSIEIL, from the coding sequence ATGGGATATTTTAGCCGTGTAAATAAATCAATATTAAATAAAGCTAATAAACCATCATCAAACCTCTTTTATTTTTCAAAACCCGGGCTCGTTAATCCTAATTACAGTTTTAAAACAAATAAAGAAAATAAAATAATTGGCAAAGCCGAAAATGCCTTAAATGGTAAAATCTTTGCCTTCTCACATACATACATGGATTATGCCGAGGCCAATGGGCGCATTAACTGGCATCTTAATCCCGTTTTAAAGGTTGAAGCGCCGCGCAATGTTCCATGGAATAAACTGCCGGATTTTGGGCCGTATGGCGACATTAAACTAATCTGGGAAGCCTCTCGCTTTCCGCAGGTCTTTTTTTTTATTAATGCCTTTTCATTAACGAAAGACGAAAAATATGCCAGAGGATGCTTACAACAAATCGAACACTGGATCGATAACAATCCCTTTCCTTATGGCGTGAATTATAAATGCGGCCAGGAAATCTCTTTTCGACTTTTCGCCTGGATACTGGCGCTTGATTACTTCTACGACTATTTATCTCCCGAATTAACGCGCAAAATTGTAAAAAACATTTACATTTCCTTATTGCGCGTTGCGGCAAATATTGATTTTGCCGCCAAATCGGTCAAAAATAACCATTCCATTAGCGAAGCGGCAGGGCTTTTGATAGGAGGTGTATTATTCCCTCAATTCCCTGAATCTCAAAAATTTATTAAAAAAGGTATAAAGTATCTACAAAAGGAATTATCATATCAGGTCTATGACGATGGAGCATATATTCAACATTCCTTTAATTACCAGCGTCTGGCGCTCGATGTCTTATCTTTTGTAATAATCATTGCAAAAAAAAATAAACTTCAATTGCCAGAAATAATTTATACGGCGCATAAAAAAATGATTGCTTTTTTAAGCGCTTTCGTTCAACCTAACGGATTTTTACCAAATTATGGTCAAAATGACGGCAGCTATTTGTTCCCGCTGGCGGCTTCTCATTATCGTGATTTTAGAGAAAGCATAAACCTTGCATCCGCTGTCCACGAACCTTATACATATTTTTTTAAAGATTATGCCACGTTAATCCAATTTTTTAATTTAAAAGCAAAAGCAGGGCGTCAGCTTTCAGAAAATCAAAAATTTGATACTGGCGGTTATTATATATTAAAAAATAAATATTCTTTTTCTTTTATCCGCTGCCATTCCTATAAGCACCGACCGGCTCAAAGCGATATGCTGCATCTTGATGTATGGAAAGATGGGGTCAATGTGTTTTGCGACAGCGGCACTTTTTCTTATAATGTAGATAAAAACTTTAAACGCCAATTTTTCGGCACCAGAGGCCACAATACGGTCATGTTAAATCAGTCGAATCAGATGGAAGAAATTTTGCATTTTGGCTGGGCAAACTGGATTAAAAGTAAACTTATTTATTTTGATGGCAAAGCCTTTGAGGGAGAGCATTACGGATATAAAAAAGAAGAACATGCCATCCATCGTCGGAAGGTCCAATTGGAAAACAATAAAATTTTTATTACAGATACCATTACAGGCGATAAAAATTCGTTAATAAAAATAGAACAAATCTGGAATTCTCCCCTGAATTTTAAGATGGTCTCTTCCAATAAATTTGAAAATGAGCATGTAAGAATTCACGCCAATATAAACGGCAAAAAAGAAGAAGCGTATTTGTCCGAATATTACAATGATTACTATACCGGTACGCGTATTATTTTTAGCGTAGAGGCGCAACTTCCTTTTATAATAAAAACGAGTATTGAAATATTATGA
- a CDS encoding polysaccharide biosynthesis protein, translated as MKQRILNFLNSRGILTIFLKICIDALALTAAYFIAFSLRFDLNIPAQHFIIFKHTIGFAVIIELFFINLFGVNQSPWRYVSLQDVINLLASLFVGWVGFIIYLYFANLLAVPRSVLFLYLMLGFIFTGAARFAPRVLFKAQSRLSRDKKRVLVIGAGQAGEMIIRQMKSDPSLGFYPVALADDSPKKQNIKIHGVKVVGTVNDLQKIVSKKHIEEIIIATPAASASEMRRIVRACEATGVEFKTVPGPKEIVNGMVQVQQIREVKVEDLLDRKPVEIDLKEIKSFLANKTIMVTGAAGSIGSELVKQLLTLDSEKVICIDRSENGLFYLDNDLKKEFASRHYKIIVADILNTNKMEYLISSYKPEIIFHAAAYKHVPLMEDHPEEAVRNNILGTAYLVKVAERLGVQKFILISTDKAVNPTSIMGATKRAAELVLQSYSAQASMKLVTVRFGNVLASYGSVIPLFQKQISEGGPITITHPLMKRFFMTIPEAVKLIFQAAKMGDGNDIFVLDMGEPIKIVEIANRLIKLSGLKPGDDIKIKYVGLRPGEKLEEELWNKDEAPLKTYHPKIYKAIGSHYNNWERMQKHLHVFEKAVIEHDIQAIKEKLHEMIPEFTSMPASVDTPIPEDILRE; from the coding sequence ATGAAACAAAGAATTCTTAATTTTCTAAATTCCAGAGGCATTTTGACCATTTTTTTAAAGATTTGCATCGATGCCCTGGCATTGACGGCCGCCTATTTTATTGCTTTTAGTTTGCGCTTTGACCTGAACATTCCCGCGCAGCATTTCATTATTTTTAAACATACCATTGGCTTTGCGGTGATAATCGAACTTTTTTTTATTAATCTATTTGGCGTCAATCAAAGCCCGTGGCGCTATGTGAGTTTGCAAGACGTGATCAATCTGTTGGCCTCTTTGTTTGTCGGCTGGGTTGGTTTTATCATTTATCTGTATTTTGCCAACCTGTTAGCCGTTCCCCGCTCGGTTCTGTTTTTGTATTTGATGCTGGGATTTATTTTTACCGGCGCGGCGCGCTTTGCCCCCCGCGTGCTTTTTAAAGCGCAGTCCAGGTTATCCAGAGATAAAAAGCGCGTGCTGGTCATAGGCGCGGGGCAGGCGGGCGAGATGATTATACGGCAGATGAAAAGCGATCCGTCGCTCGGTTTTTATCCCGTGGCCCTGGCGGATGATTCTCCCAAAAAACAGAACATTAAAATCCACGGCGTTAAAGTGGTTGGCACGGTAAATGATTTACAGAAGATTGTCAGTAAAAAGCATATTGAAGAAATTATTATTGCCACGCCGGCGGCCTCGGCCAGCGAAATGAGGCGAATTGTAAGAGCCTGCGAAGCCACCGGCGTTGAATTTAAAACTGTTCCCGGCCCCAAAGAGATTGTTAACGGCATGGTGCAGGTGCAGCAAATTCGCGAGGTTAAGGTTGAAGATTTGCTGGACCGCAAACCGGTTGAAATCGATTTAAAAGAGATTAAAAGCTTTCTGGCCAACAAAACGATTATGGTTACCGGAGCCGCCGGTTCTATCGGTTCCGAGCTGGTAAAACAATTATTGACGCTGGATTCGGAAAAGGTTATTTGTATCGATCGTTCGGAAAACGGTTTGTTTTACCTGGATAATGACTTAAAGAAAGAATTTGCCAGCCGGCATTATAAAATCATTGTGGCCGATATTCTGAATACCAATAAGATGGAATATCTTATTTCGAGCTACAAACCGGAAATAATCTTTCACGCTGCGGCTTATAAGCACGTGCCCTTAATGGAAGACCATCCGGAAGAGGCCGTGCGCAACAATATTCTGGGAACCGCTTATTTAGTTAAGGTGGCAGAGCGTTTAGGCGTGCAAAAGTTTATTTTGATCTCAACCGATAAGGCCGTGAATCCCACCTCCATCATGGGCGCCACCAAGCGCGCGGCGGAACTGGTTTTGCAATCTTATTCGGCGCAGGCCAGTATGAAGCTGGTGACCGTGCGCTTTGGCAATGTGCTGGCCAGCTACGGAAGCGTTATCCCGCTGTTTCAGAAACAAATTTCCGAAGGCGGCCCCATTACCATCACCCATCCGCTGATGAAACGTTTTTTCATGACCATTCCCGAAGCGGTTAAATTGATCTTTCAGGCGGCTAAAATGGGCGACGGCAACGATATCTTTGTGCTGGATATGGGCGAGCCGATTAAAATTGTAGAAATCGCCAATCGTTTAATTAAACTCTCCGGCCTGAAACCGGGAGATGACATTAAGATCAAATACGTGGGGCTGAGACCGGGCGAAAAACTGGAAGAGGAGCTATGGAATAAAGATGAAGCGCCTTTAAAGACCTATCACCCCAAAATTTATAAGGCGATCGGCAGCCACTACAACAACTGGGAGCGCATGCAAAAACATTTGCACGTCTTTGAAAAAGCTGTTATCGAGCACGATATTCAGGCCATTAAAGAGAAGTTGCATGAAATGATCCCGGAGTTTACCAGTATGCCGGCCAGCGTTGACACGCCCATCCCTGAAGATATCTTAAGAGAATGA
- a CDS encoding alpha/beta hydrolase family protein, producing the protein MKKWVLILLVGLFVLLGLAAFYLNRNPLQFINRFYYPLSIMRYDLQVVAHNGELRRYETITFQRAEADTFCVTISKPPEQDSLPKPVIVLLGGLEIGRRSLNYIPQHGKNIIIAYEYPYRPHYWYDGTALEEIPKIRRSVLIVPAQISQLVEWIKKQSWADTTRISLLGYSFGALAIPSALKVMSLRQTGVDGVIMAYGGVNLYEIFKVNLKTIPAFVRPMVSRLIAWLIRPVEPGLYLPSLKGDFLLINGRYDRQIPESSWRALHRLTPKPKEIVLLDAGHLHPKKKELIQNVIRISYDWLAKKKLISPLPVR; encoded by the coding sequence ATGAAAAAATGGGTGTTGATTTTGCTGGTTGGATTGTTTGTCTTATTAGGCCTTGCGGCGTTCTACTTAAACCGAAATCCCCTGCAATTCATTAATCGTTTTTATTACCCCCTTTCGATCATGCGGTATGACCTTCAGGTCGTGGCTCATAACGGGGAGCTGCGTCGGTACGAGACCATAACCTTTCAACGGGCCGAAGCCGACACATTTTGCGTAACCATCAGCAAACCGCCAGAGCAGGATTCGCTTCCAAAACCGGTGATTGTTTTGCTGGGCGGTCTGGAAATTGGACGCAGAAGTCTCAATTACATTCCACAACATGGAAAAAACATTATTATCGCCTATGAATATCCATATCGGCCGCATTACTGGTACGACGGAACCGCGCTGGAGGAGATTCCCAAAATCCGCCGTTCTGTTTTGATTGTGCCGGCGCAGATCAGCCAGCTTGTGGAATGGATTAAAAAGCAAAGCTGGGCCGACACCACGCGCATCAGTTTACTTGGTTATAGCTTCGGGGCGCTGGCCATTCCTTCCGCCTTAAAAGTTATGAGTCTCCGTCAAACAGGCGTTGACGGGGTTATTATGGCCTACGGCGGCGTCAATCTATATGAAATATTTAAGGTTAATCTTAAAACCATTCCTGCCTTTGTAAGGCCGATGGTTAGCCGTTTGATCGCCTGGTTAATCAGACCGGTCGAGCCGGGGCTATATTTACCCTCTTTAAAGGGCGATTTTCTTTTAATCAACGGCAGGTATGATCGGCAAATTCCTGAAAGCTCCTGGCGCGCATTGCATCGTTTGACTCCGAAACCGAAAGAGATTGTGTTGCTGGACGCGGGGCACCTGCATCCAAAGAAAAAGGAGCTGATTCAGAACGTGATCCGAATAAGCTACGACTGGCTGGCTAAGAAAAAACTGATTTCCCCGCTGCCCGTTCGCTGA
- a CDS encoding glycosyltransferase family 4 protein — protein MKIVLFHQYFLGKNDPGGSRWNQMSSVISEFYEFNVLAGNIHYTTGKRIGKNIFFNKEVITETLTVYRSWTYSGYNSNFFGRLIGYLSYSFSSLLTALFIKKVDLIIVTSPPLFVGISALIASRIKGIPLIFEVRDLWPESAIATNVISNKQLIAIMYWVEKVLYKNASKIVVLTPAFAENIAMRFPQFAGKIELVTNGADFDLMQPSPKYNWVREKYGWGNKKVFAYFGAHGVANDLIQVVETARLLKDREDILFVLIGDGMQKELLKEKARDYHLKNVQFIDSVPKEQVADFINASDVCMAILKKTDTFKTVYPNKVFDYMACKKPVLVTIDGITRKLIENASAGLYSPPGDYQAFKQTVEKMVHLPDLELNKMGENGYAFIKEHFDRKKLAQKYLSIINNLLSV, from the coding sequence ATGAAAATCGTTCTTTTTCATCAGTACTTTTTAGGTAAAAACGATCCGGGCGGCTCCCGCTGGAACCAGATGAGCTCAGTAATTTCAGAGTTTTATGAGTTTAATGTACTTGCAGGAAATATTCATTACACAACCGGTAAAAGAATTGGGAAGAATATTTTTTTTAATAAAGAAGTGATAACAGAAACGTTGACCGTTTATAGAAGCTGGACGTATTCCGGCTATAATTCCAATTTTTTTGGCAGATTAATAGGCTATCTTTCTTATAGCTTTTCTTCATTACTTACAGCATTATTTATTAAAAAGGTGGATTTAATCATTGTTACGTCGCCGCCCTTATTTGTCGGCATTTCTGCGCTCATCGCCTCGCGCATAAAAGGTATTCCGCTTATATTTGAGGTAAGAGACCTCTGGCCCGAATCGGCAATCGCCACCAATGTCATTTCGAATAAACAGTTGATTGCCATTATGTATTGGGTGGAAAAGGTGTTGTACAAAAACGCCAGTAAAATTGTGGTTTTAACGCCCGCCTTTGCCGAAAATATTGCCATGCGTTTTCCACAGTTTGCCGGTAAAATCGAACTGGTAACCAACGGCGCCGATTTCGATTTGATGCAGCCTTCGCCCAAATACAACTGGGTAAGAGAAAAGTATGGCTGGGGCAATAAAAAAGTATTCGCCTATTTTGGCGCGCACGGCGTGGCAAACGACCTGATTCAGGTTGTAGAAACAGCACGATTGCTAAAAGATCGTGAGGATATTCTTTTTGTTTTAATTGGCGACGGCATGCAAAAAGAGTTGTTAAAAGAAAAAGCCCGTGATTATCATTTAAAAAACGTCCAATTTATTGACTCCGTCCCCAAAGAACAGGTAGCCGATTTTATTAATGCCAGCGACGTTTGTATGGCTATTTTAAAAAAGACCGACACCTTTAAAACGGTTTATCCCAACAAGGTATTCGATTATATGGCCTGTAAAAAACCTGTTTTGGTTACCATCGATGGAATAACGCGAAAATTAATCGAAAATGCTTCGGCCGGTTTATATTCGCCGCCCGGCGATTATCAAGCGTTTAAGCAGACAGTAGAAAAAATGGTCCATTTGCCCGATCTTGAATTAAATAAAATGGGAGAAAACGGCTACGCCTTTATTAAAGAACATTTTGATCGTAAAAAGTTAGCGCAAAAATATCTTTCAATTATTAACAACCTGCTGTCGGTGTGA
- a CDS encoding NeuD/PglB/VioB family sugar acetyltransferase, translating into MKDIVIIGAGGLAREIKFLINQINEFSPTYNFLGYLISDLNKITKNDSASEILGDFTWFENNNKNIAAAVGIGTPYYRLLVANEIKSKFPHVDFPSLIHPNVIYDKASCSFEEGSIVCASSVFTVNIQVKEFALINLNCTIGHEAYIGKGSVINPTVNISGGVKIEKGVLVGTGAQILQYLTIGENATIGAGACVTKDVLPNTTVVGIPAKPLNLNKK; encoded by the coding sequence ATGAAAGATATTGTAATAATTGGTGCTGGAGGTTTGGCCCGTGAAATTAAATTTTTAATTAACCAAATAAACGAATTTTCACCAACTTATAATTTTTTAGGGTACCTTATAAGTGATCTTAATAAAATAACGAAAAACGATTCAGCCTCAGAAATATTAGGCGATTTTACCTGGTTTGAAAATAATAATAAAAATATAGCTGCAGCGGTTGGAATAGGTACTCCCTATTATAGATTATTGGTAGCAAATGAAATAAAATCTAAATTCCCTCATGTTGATTTTCCCTCTCTTATTCATCCAAATGTAATTTATGACAAAGCTTCTTGTAGTTTTGAAGAAGGAAGTATTGTATGTGCCTCAAGTGTATTTACTGTAAATATTCAAGTTAAAGAATTCGCCTTAATCAATTTGAATTGCACTATTGGGCACGAAGCTTATATTGGAAAAGGCTCGGTAATTAATCCTACAGTTAACATTTCAGGTGGAGTCAAAATTGAAAAAGGAGTCTTGGTTGGTACAGGCGCTCAAATTTTACAATATTTAACTATAGGCGAGAATGCAACAATAGGTGCAGGAGCCTGTGTAACAAAAGATGTACTGCCAAATACCACAGTTGTTGGCATTCCGGCAAAACCTCTAAATCTAAATAAAAAGTAA
- a CDS encoding phosphodiester glycosidase family protein, translating to MKKIILVLVLSSLLLAQYNYRVDNTLTVGPGMVYKHVKVPEKLWNINILEIDLTNPMTRIETVKAKDAYIGRETTSSMAKRRSFEGHQVIGAINADFFSSEGIPINVQVIQGQVLRNPIGLSTIGFDQDQRPWLGMVAFSGEIIAKNGGHVIHRVNGVRNTDEVVLYNDFYGASTGTNQWGTEVALHPISPWIVNDTVWAVVDAKETLKGDMTIPQNGAVISAHGNAMTFFDNHVAVGDTLALVLNLSPALHRLKEMVGGYPKIVYRGENWADEGYQEEGGPGHAYQIHPRTAIGFNADSSKLYFFTVDGRKTGVYQGMTLPQLADVMIDFGVAYGLNLDGGGSTTFVLRDEIMNHPSDGSERPVANAVLAISTAPRGSFGAIQIEPDNIEVYFNSAYQFTVSGWDTYYNPYSIQMQNVRFSVDSSLGVIDNEGLFRATANGGSGYVFARYENAVDSAFVRVIAIEQIDLQPEFAVTDTLTSLELQVKGVAETGKTISIAASSLEWILTNPAIGYVQDEKFFGRAEGETQIIARLDTLADTVTVRVEIGTDQRTLDLLESIDGWELSGENIDLLHSALQVDSLKHTAGDYSLRLDYRYVYSGAQKADFYLKKKIAIYGVPEKIGVDFRSDGGYHKIYFVVSDNDGELFKTDMRGYLTDSTQFVAVAHPTTTFTPFESQFQFHYPIQLEYIWFRPGASVQEGDSVAGSVYLDYLRVEYPTVTSLIPLTQNRLPQTARLLPSYPNPFNPFTTIRFELPNPALVEVKIYDVQGRLVERLLKQQLASGVHQLRWQAASLPSGVYFCRVKTEGQSLVQKLVLIK from the coding sequence ATGAAAAAAATTATTTTAGTTTTGGTTCTCAGCTCACTGCTTCTGGCGCAGTACAATTACCGCGTTGACAATACTTTAACCGTTGGCCCGGGCATGGTGTACAAACACGTCAAAGTGCCGGAAAAGCTGTGGAATATCAATATCCTGGAGATTGACCTGACCAATCCCATGACACGCATTGAAACCGTAAAAGCGAAAGACGCCTATATCGGACGCGAAACGACCAGCTCCATGGCAAAAAGGCGCAGTTTTGAAGGTCATCAGGTGATTGGCGCCATCAATGCCGATTTTTTCAGCAGCGAAGGCATACCGATTAATGTACAGGTTATTCAGGGGCAGGTTCTGCGCAATCCGATTGGGCTTTCCACTATCGGTTTTGATCAGGACCAGCGTCCCTGGCTGGGCATGGTCGCTTTTTCTGGTGAAATCATCGCTAAAAACGGCGGCCATGTTATTCATCGCGTTAACGGCGTGCGCAACACCGACGAGGTCGTTTTGTACAATGATTTTTACGGAGCATCGACCGGCACCAATCAATGGGGAACAGAGGTGGCCCTTCATCCGATTTCGCCATGGATTGTTAATGACACTGTGTGGGCGGTGGTTGACGCCAAAGAGACGTTAAAGGGCGATATGACCATCCCGCAAAACGGCGCGGTAATTTCTGCCCATGGCAACGCCATGACTTTTTTTGACAACCATGTGGCGGTGGGCGATACGCTTGCGCTGGTTTTAAATTTATCGCCCGCGTTGCACAGGTTAAAGGAGATGGTGGGCGGCTATCCGAAAATCGTGTACAGGGGTGAAAACTGGGCCGACGAAGGGTACCAGGAAGAAGGAGGACCCGGTCACGCCTATCAGATTCATCCGCGGACGGCCATCGGTTTTAACGCCGATTCCAGCAAGCTCTACTTCTTTACCGTAGATGGGCGTAAAACCGGCGTTTATCAGGGTATGACCCTGCCCCAACTGGCTGATGTGATGATCGATTTTGGCGTGGCTTACGGATTAAATCTGGATGGCGGCGGCTCCACCACCTTTGTGCTGCGCGACGAAATTATGAATCATCCCTCCGACGGTTCGGAAAGACCGGTGGCTAATGCCGTGCTGGCTATTTCAACGGCTCCCAGAGGTTCGTTTGGCGCCATTCAGATAGAGCCCGATAATATTGAGGTGTATTTCAACAGCGCCTATCAATTTACGGTGAGCGGATGGGATACGTACTACAATCCTTACTCTATTCAGATGCAAAATGTGCGCTTTTCGGTCGATTCGTCGCTCGGCGTCATCGACAACGAAGGCCTGTTCCGCGCCACGGCGAACGGCGGCAGCGGCTATGTGTTTGCCCGCTATGAGAATGCGGTGGATTCGGCGTTTGTACGCGTGATTGCCATTGAACAGATTGATTTGCAACCGGAGTTTGCCGTAACCGATACGTTGACCAGCCTTGAACTGCAGGTAAAGGGAGTGGCGGAAACGGGCAAAACGATTTCGATTGCGGCCTCATCGCTGGAGTGGATTTTGACCAATCCTGCTATTGGCTATGTGCAGGATGAAAAATTTTTCGGCAGGGCAGAGGGCGAAACGCAAATTATTGCCCGCCTGGACACCCTGGCCGACACGGTTACCGTACGCGTGGAGATCGGTACGGATCAACGGACTCTGGATTTACTGGAAAGCATCGACGGATGGGAGTTAAGCGGAGAAAATATTGATTTGCTGCATTCCGCGTTGCAAGTTGATTCTTTAAAACACACCGCCGGAGATTATTCGTTGCGTCTGGATTATCGCTATGTTTATTCGGGCGCGCAAAAGGCCGATTTTTATCTCAAAAAGAAGATTGCCATTTATGGCGTTCCCGAAAAGATCGGCGTGGATTTTCGATCGGATGGCGGATATCACAAGATTTATTTTGTGGTTTCAGATAATGACGGCGAATTATTCAAAACGGACATGCGCGGCTATTTAACAGACAGCACGCAGTTTGTGGCCGTTGCGCACCCCACCACGACTTTTACGCCTTTTGAAAGTCAGTTCCAATTTCATTATCCCATCCAGTTAGAATACATCTGGTTCAGGCCGGGAGCTTCGGTTCAGGAGGGAGATAGCGTGGCCGGTTCCGTATATCTGGATTATTTAAGGGTTGAATATCCCACAGTAACCAGTTTAATTCCCTTAACCCAAAACCGTTTACCGCAAACGGCGCGTCTTTTGCCCAGTTATCCAAATCCTTTTAATCCTTTCACCACTATTCGTTTTGAATTACCGAATCCTGCGCTGGTGGAGGTGAAGATTTATGACGTGCAGGGACGGCTGGTTGAACGTTTGTTAAAACAGCAATTAGCTTCGGGCGTTCACCAGCTCAGGTGGCAGGCGGCGTCTTTGCCTTCCGGTGTCTATTTTTGTCGCGTTAAAACTGAAGGCCAATCGCTTGTGCAAAAATTGGTTCTGATCAAATAG
- a CDS encoding acyltransferase: protein MRKLIKEILKKIRILFVVNFKYRFAEVGKNFYCGKNLLVKPNSVYIGNNVFIGNYCHLSVPKLEIHDFVMLASNVAVVGGDHRFDVVGIPIIFAGRGEQKGVVIEKDAWIGHGSIILDGATIGEGAIIAAGSVVTKSVPPYTVYGGVPARKIKDRFNNPEDIKRHKEALSKFKVST, encoded by the coding sequence ATGCGTAAGTTAATAAAAGAAATTTTAAAAAAAATTAGGATCCTTTTTGTTGTAAATTTTAAATATCGATTTGCAGAAGTTGGAAAAAATTTTTATTGTGGTAAAAATTTATTGGTAAAACCTAATTCCGTTTATATCGGGAATAATGTTTTTATAGGCAACTACTGTCATTTATCTGTTCCTAAATTAGAAATTCATGACTTTGTTATGTTAGCATCAAATGTTGCAGTTGTTGGTGGTGATCATCGGTTTGATGTTGTGGGCATTCCAATCATCTTTGCAGGAAGGGGCGAACAAAAAGGAGTGGTTATAGAAAAAGATGCATGGATTGGCCATGGAAGCATTATTTTAGATGGTGCGACTATTGGAGAGGGCGCTATTATAGCAGCAGGATCAGTTGTTACAAAAAGCGTCCCCCCTTATACGGTTTATGGGGGAGTTCCCGCACGTAAAATTAAAGATCGTTTTAATAATCCTGAAGATATTAAACGCCATAAGGAAGCTTTAAGTAAGTTTAAAGTTTCAACTTGA